In Rhodohalobacter barkolensis, the following proteins share a genomic window:
- a CDS encoding DEAD/DEAH box helicase: protein MKNSSFSALGIQPEILKAVNDMGFEAPTSIQEKCIPEILAGKDLVGQAQTGTGKTAAFGIPALQMANKGSKSPSVLILTPTRELAIQVTGELIKLAKHVNGVFTVPVYGGQPISRQLKALKKGAQIVVGTPGRVIDHLKRGTLKLGALEMVVLDEADEMLNMGFREDLEQILSYSKGKSQTIMFSATVPKAIKNIMNKWMDHPEMIKVEGKAQTAEGVEQYVMEVRDSMRVEAISRVIDMTGANLTLVFSNTKRRCDSLVQEFQARGFAADALHGDMRQNVRDKVMNKFRNGKIELLVATDVAARGLDVDDIDIVFNYDVPQDPEFYVHRIGRTARAGKSGMAITFSTGRKRKSIRFIEKIIGTKLMPLPMPSSKEVQLSKMESHLDEIVDVLQKGGLREYIDQLEPLAEGDFSPIEIAAALMKMKFEK from the coding sequence ATGAAAAATTCTTCTTTTTCAGCGCTGGGAATTCAGCCTGAAATTCTCAAAGCCGTAAACGATATGGGCTTTGAGGCTCCGACATCCATCCAGGAAAAATGTATACCCGAAATATTAGCGGGAAAAGACCTGGTAGGACAGGCTCAAACGGGAACAGGTAAAACGGCCGCTTTTGGAATACCTGCTCTTCAGATGGCCAACAAAGGTTCCAAATCACCAAGCGTTTTAATTTTAACTCCTACACGCGAACTGGCCATTCAGGTTACAGGCGAACTGATAAAACTTGCCAAGCACGTCAACGGTGTATTTACCGTGCCGGTTTATGGTGGCCAACCGATCAGCAGACAACTTAAAGCTCTGAAAAAAGGAGCTCAGATTGTTGTGGGAACTCCGGGACGAGTCATCGATCACCTGAAACGCGGTACGCTCAAATTGGGAGCTCTCGAAATGGTGGTGCTTGATGAAGCCGATGAGATGCTCAATATGGGTTTTCGCGAAGATCTGGAGCAGATTTTAAGTTACAGTAAAGGGAAATCGCAAACGATCATGTTCTCAGCAACTGTTCCAAAAGCGATTAAGAATATCATGAATAAGTGGATGGATCATCCCGAAATGATCAAAGTGGAAGGCAAAGCTCAAACAGCTGAAGGTGTAGAGCAGTACGTCATGGAAGTGCGCGACTCTATGCGGGTTGAAGCAATCTCACGCGTAATTGATATGACGGGAGCCAATCTGACTCTCGTTTTCTCAAATACCAAACGCAGATGCGATTCACTTGTACAGGAATTTCAAGCTCGCGGATTTGCCGCTGATGCCCTTCATGGCGATATGCGCCAGAATGTTCGCGACAAGGTGATGAATAAATTCAGAAACGGAAAGATTGAGCTGTTGGTTGCAACCGATGTTGCCGCTCGCGGACTGGACGTGGATGATATTGATATCGTATTTAACTACGATGTACCGCAAGATCCGGAATTTTATGTACACCGAATTGGACGTACTGCACGCGCGGGAAAATCCGGTATGGCCATTACGTTTTCTACCGGAAGGAAGAGAAAAAGCATCCGTTTCATTGAAAAAATTATCGGTACAAAGCTGATGCCGTTGCCGATGCCATCATCCAAAGAGGTGCAACTGTCGAAGATGGAGTCGCACCTGGATGAGATTGTGGACGTGCTTCAAAAAGGTGGATTGCGAGAGTATATTGATCAGCTTGAGCCGCTTGCAGAGGGTGATTTTTCACCTATCGAAATAGCAGCTGCACTGATGAAGATGAAGTTTGAGAAGTAG
- a CDS encoding carbon starvation protein A → MPASLVAALSLILFFIGYRYYSKYLAEKIYQLNPDFMTPAHEFNDGRDYVPANKFVLLGHHFTSIAGAAPIVGPAIAVYWGWVPAMLWVVFGTIFAAGVHDFGTMVLSVRHKGQSVGMLADKLVGRRGRLLFLFIILILVLMVNAVFAWVISNLFISFPATVISIFIQIPLAIWIGFRAYKKSGSMLIPSVIVLVVMYFTAIIASYVPVLQIDLVSYFGGEEAISLMGLSGVELAFLTWIIVLMVYVYFASTLPVWMLLQPRDLINAYQLILGLVILYLGLFVISPEITAPPTNTDVGDVSWFPLLFITIACGAISGFHGLVSSGTTAKQLDKETDARFVGYLGAIGEGSLALITIVAIVTYFNTTGEFLENYHSFEAAGANGLNIFVEGAAYLATGLLIPLEAAQTIIAVIVISFAATTLDTSVRLMRYILNELGEEYKVKPLTKLHTSTLIAVGASAALVLLPEGPRGLGSGGYLLWPLFGTSNQLLAGISLLLITIWLKRLGRPIIYTLVPMIFVLFMTLWAMVEQVIFDWSGLGESDFNLLLFSFGAIILGFSIWIILEAYTLFRKKSSE, encoded by the coding sequence GTGCCGGCAAGCTTAGTCGCTGCTTTATCGCTCATTCTTTTCTTTATCGGTTACCGATACTACTCAAAGTATTTGGCTGAAAAGATCTATCAGCTCAATCCGGACTTCATGACTCCGGCGCACGAATTCAACGATGGAAGAGATTATGTGCCGGCCAACAAGTTTGTACTTTTGGGTCATCATTTTACATCCATTGCCGGTGCTGCTCCCATTGTTGGTCCGGCTATTGCCGTTTACTGGGGCTGGGTTCCAGCGATGCTCTGGGTGGTTTTTGGAACTATCTTTGCGGCCGGTGTTCACGATTTTGGAACCATGGTGCTCTCGGTTCGTCACAAAGGACAATCTGTAGGAATGCTGGCTGATAAACTGGTGGGTCGCCGGGGACGGCTTCTCTTTCTATTCATTATCCTGATTTTGGTGCTGATGGTAAATGCCGTCTTTGCCTGGGTCATATCAAACCTTTTTATCAGTTTCCCGGCTACGGTTATCTCTATTTTTATTCAGATACCGCTGGCCATCTGGATTGGTTTCAGAGCATACAAAAAGAGCGGCAGTATGCTTATTCCTTCAGTGATCGTGCTGGTAGTGATGTATTTTACGGCTATTATTGCAAGTTACGTTCCTGTGCTGCAGATCGACCTTGTCTCCTATTTTGGCGGAGAAGAAGCCATTTCGCTTATGGGTCTGTCCGGTGTGGAGTTAGCCTTTCTCACCTGGATCATTGTGTTGATGGTCTATGTCTATTTTGCTTCGACCCTGCCGGTCTGGATGCTGCTTCAGCCACGGGACCTGATCAATGCATATCAGCTTATTCTGGGATTGGTGATTCTCTATTTGGGACTTTTTGTGATCAGTCCGGAAATTACAGCTCCACCGACGAATACGGATGTCGGTGATGTAAGCTGGTTTCCGCTCCTGTTCATTACGATTGCCTGCGGGGCGATTTCCGGCTTTCACGGACTGGTATCCTCAGGAACTACGGCCAAGCAGCTGGATAAGGAGACGGATGCCCGGTTTGTCGGATATCTGGGAGCGATCGGCGAAGGATCGCTGGCGCTGATTACCATCGTGGCCATTGTTACCTACTTCAACACAACCGGAGAGTTTTTAGAGAACTACCATTCGTTTGAAGCAGCCGGCGCAAACGGTCTTAATATTTTTGTAGAGGGCGCAGCCTATTTAGCGACCGGACTCCTCATTCCGTTGGAAGCGGCTCAAACGATTATTGCCGTCATTGTGATCAGCTTTGCCGCAACCACGCTCGATACCTCTGTTCGGTTGATGCGCTATATTTTGAACGAGCTGGGTGAGGAGTACAAAGTAAAACCACTGACCAAGCTTCACACATCAACACTGATTGCTGTGGGAGCAAGTGCGGCACTTGTTCTGCTGCCGGAGGGCCCGCGGGGTTTGGGCTCAGGCGGATATCTGCTATGGCCGCTATTTGGAACATCAAACCAGCTGCTGGCCGGAATTAGTTTACTGCTGATTACCATCTGGTTGAAACGCCTCGGTCGTCCAATTATCTACACATTGGTGCCAATGATCTTTGTGTTGTTTATGACTCTCTGGGCCATGGTAGAGCAGGTTATTTTTGATTGGTCTGGGCTGGGCGAGTCTGATTTCAATCTGCTGCTCTTCTCTTTTGGAGCTATCATACTTGGATTTTCAATCTGGATCATACTGGAAGCGTATACCCTTTTTCGGAAGAAGAGTAGTGAGTAG
- a CDS encoding M16 family metallopeptidase encodes MKLSYPIFATILGAMLFLASACSSSSETDFSVEYEKFTLDNGLEVIFHKDDSDPVTAVALTFHVGSARELPGRTGFAHLFEHLLFLESENLGRGGLDQMSARIGGSGANGSTSRDRTNYFQTVPNDALEKMIWAEADKMGYFINTVNEMVLEKEKQVVKNEKRQGVDNAPYGHTGYVIGKNLYPEEHPYNWQVIGSLNDLQAATLDDVVNFYNTWYVPNNATLVIAGDFDSEQAREWVQKYFDEIPAGEEIEPLEKQPAVLDETKRVYHEDNYSRLPELRLTWPGVENYSDDSYALQILTQLLSDGRTAPLYEVLVEEKELTSGANMYSSNSELAGEITVQVRGYSGVNLNDALAGVEEAFARYEENGFTEQDLQRAKAGIETRFYSGLSSVLGKAFQLAQYNIFAGDPGYINQDIQKTLDVTLEDVDRVYQQYIKDKHYVATSFVPRGQTDLVLDESVEADIETEEIVQGAEGENFVLPEDTEYERTPSSFDRSEEPPYGPEPEITVPQVWTSELSNGMNVYGIENSELPLVQFNIRIDGGLMVEDPEKVGVSNLLADVMTRGTANKTPAELEEAIDLLGASINVSSGRQSFTISGNALARNYDETLDLVEEILLEPRWDEREFDLAKQSVLSRIAQQQSNPNSIATNEFNKLLYGEGHILSFSSLGTEESVESITLDDLKAYYETNISPSVANFHIAGSIDQGTATTSLSDLESQWEAKPVEIPDFDTPEPPEQSQVYFYDVPNASQSVLRIGYLAMPETDENYYPATVMNYILGGGGFASRLTQELREGKGYTYGIGSGFSGSNLPGPFSVGSGVRSNITFEALELIRDIMADYPDTFTEQDLDNTQSFLLKSNARAFETLGAKLGILQTMSANGWSADYINDQQDVVREMSREEISELARKYANPDRMYYVIVGDARTQLDRLRDLGYGDAVLLND; translated from the coding sequence ATGAAGTTATCCTATCCGATTTTTGCCACCATTCTGGGTGCTATGCTATTCTTGGCAAGCGCTTGCAGTTCATCATCTGAAACCGATTTCTCTGTAGAGTATGAAAAATTCACGCTCGACAACGGACTGGAAGTCATTTTCCATAAGGACGATTCCGATCCGGTCACTGCCGTAGCTCTCACGTTCCATGTTGGATCTGCACGCGAGCTTCCCGGGCGAACCGGTTTTGCTCACCTGTTTGAGCATCTGCTGTTTCTTGAATCAGAAAACCTGGGACGGGGCGGATTGGATCAGATGAGTGCGAGAATTGGAGGGTCGGGTGCCAATGGATCCACCAGCCGGGATCGTACCAACTATTTTCAAACCGTTCCGAATGATGCCCTCGAGAAGATGATTTGGGCAGAAGCTGATAAGATGGGTTACTTCATCAACACGGTGAATGAAATGGTATTGGAGAAAGAGAAACAGGTTGTAAAAAATGAAAAGCGTCAGGGAGTGGATAACGCACCGTATGGCCATACCGGATATGTAATCGGAAAAAATCTCTACCCCGAGGAACACCCTTACAACTGGCAGGTGATCGGCTCACTGAATGACCTTCAGGCGGCTACACTGGATGATGTGGTGAACTTCTACAATACCTGGTATGTGCCGAACAACGCTACTCTTGTGATTGCAGGTGATTTTGATTCCGAACAGGCCCGAGAGTGGGTTCAGAAATATTTTGATGAAATTCCGGCCGGAGAAGAAATTGAGCCTCTTGAAAAACAGCCGGCTGTTCTGGATGAAACTAAAAGAGTTTATCACGAGGATAATTATTCCAGACTTCCGGAACTTCGTCTGACCTGGCCGGGTGTTGAAAACTACAGCGATGATTCATACGCACTGCAAATTTTGACTCAGCTTCTGTCTGACGGAAGAACCGCTCCGCTTTATGAAGTACTCGTTGAGGAGAAAGAGCTCACCTCCGGTGCAAATATGTATAGCAGCAACTCTGAACTGGCCGGGGAGATAACCGTTCAGGTACGGGGATATTCCGGTGTAAATTTAAATGATGCACTGGCTGGAGTTGAAGAGGCGTTCGCCCGCTACGAGGAAAACGGATTTACAGAACAGGATTTACAGCGTGCTAAAGCAGGAATTGAGACCCGCTTCTACAGCGGACTCTCAAGCGTTTTAGGAAAGGCGTTTCAGCTGGCTCAGTACAATATTTTTGCCGGCGATCCGGGGTATATCAATCAAGATATTCAGAAAACACTGGATGTAACTCTTGAAGACGTTGACCGCGTGTATCAGCAATACATCAAAGATAAACACTATGTGGCCACCAGCTTTGTTCCCCGCGGACAGACAGACTTGGTGTTGGATGAATCTGTGGAGGCAGACATTGAAACCGAGGAGATTGTTCAGGGAGCTGAAGGTGAGAATTTTGTTCTGCCGGAGGATACGGAATATGAGCGCACCCCTTCCTCTTTTGACAGATCGGAGGAGCCGCCATACGGTCCGGAGCCCGAAATTACCGTACCGCAGGTTTGGACTTCTGAGCTGAGTAACGGCATGAACGTGTATGGAATTGAGAACAGCGAACTTCCTTTGGTCCAGTTCAATATACGGATTGACGGAGGGCTGATGGTTGAAGATCCCGAGAAAGTGGGTGTATCGAATCTGCTGGCTGATGTAATGACCCGGGGTACTGCGAACAAGACTCCGGCTGAGCTGGAAGAGGCGATCGATCTGCTTGGTGCGAGCATCAATGTAAGTTCGGGGCGTCAGTCATTTACAATTTCCGGAAATGCACTTGCCAGAAATTATGATGAAACCCTCGACCTGGTTGAGGAGATTCTGCTCGAGCCCCGCTGGGATGAGCGTGAGTTTGACCTTGCAAAACAGAGTGTATTGAGTCGTATTGCCCAGCAGCAGTCGAATCCAAACAGCATCGCTACAAATGAGTTCAATAAGCTTCTCTATGGAGAAGGTCATATTCTCTCATTTAGCAGCCTGGGTACCGAAGAGAGTGTGGAGTCGATCACTCTGGATGATTTGAAAGCGTATTATGAAACAAATATTTCACCGTCTGTTGCCAACTTTCATATTGCCGGATCTATTGATCAGGGCACCGCTACAACTTCGCTTTCTGATCTGGAATCACAATGGGAGGCCAAACCGGTTGAAATCCCTGATTTTGACACGCCTGAGCCGCCTGAGCAGTCACAGGTCTATTTCTATGACGTACCGAATGCGTCGCAGTCGGTTTTGAGAATTGGTTACCTGGCGATGCCTGAAACGGATGAAAATTACTACCCGGCAACGGTGATGAACTACATTCTTGGTGGCGGCGGATTTGCATCGCGCCTCACGCAAGAGCTCCGTGAAGGAAAAGGTTACACCTACGGCATTGGGTCCGGATTTTCAGGCAGTAATCTGCCTGGACCGTTTTCTGTAGGCAGTGGCGTGAGAAGCAATATTACTTTTGAAGCTCTTGAATTGATCCGAGATATCATGGCAGACTACCCGGATACATTTACTGAGCAGGATCTGGATAACACACAGAGCTTCTTGCTGAAGAGCAATGCCCGGGCATTTGAAACCCTTGGGGCAAAACTGGGAATTCTTCAAACCATGAGCGCCAACGGATGGTCGGCCGATTATATCAACGATCAGCAGGATGTTGTTCGCGAAATGAGCCGTGAGGAGATTAGTGAATTGGCAAGGAAATACGCCAACCCCGACCGTATGTATTACGTGATTGTAGGCGACGCCCGTACACAATTGGACAGGCTGCGAGACTTGGGGTACGGAGATGCGGTTTTGTTGAACGACTAG
- a CDS encoding M14 family metallopeptidase: MKKPLKSISAFLILFFISTGAFAQLQSPEEFLGYELGDRYTPHHRVLSYVTHVAENSDLVTIHKYGETYELRELVYLVVTSEENHSNIEEIRLNNLKLTGLEEGEATDNQKAITWLSYNVHGNETNSSEAAMKTLYELVDPSNRESKAWLNDSVVIIDPMINPDGRDRYVNWFNGMIGTEYNPNPIARELNEPWPGGRSNHYYFDMNRDWAWQTQVETQQRIAVYQQWMPHVHVDFHEMGYNSPYYFAPAAKPYHNVITDWQTEFQTTIGKNHTKYFDENSWLYYTREVFDLFYPSYGDTWPTYNGAIGMTYEKAGGGSAGAAVLTQEGDTLTLKDRLTHHHVAGISTIEVTAVNAERVVSEFTNYFNNAANDPAGAYKSFVIKADNNPDKVHHLLTFLDSQKIRYGTAGSNRNTNAYNFKTGENERVSISEDDIVVSVYQPQGQLARVFFEPNPELADSLTYDITTWEAHYRFGLDGFALESNINPEENISPDDYRNSEVSGADEPYAYVTDWDSMDDARFLAEITQKGVKSRFSKVDFEIEGQIFKKGSLIILRGNNAHLEDSFDEIVRAAADNHSRDLFGASTGFVTSGSDFGSNNVSYIEKPEVAVLMGEGTSSLSAGEVWHYFDQQLRYPTTLIDTDDFMRADLSDYNSLVLPSGFYNGVLTDSAIEKISSWVRSGGNLILIGNANRSFTSRNGFQLTQKQVESSEPTTEELLASYGERSRRSISTTTSGSAYEVTLDTTHPLAFGYDEEYYTLKLSANSYSYLDDGWNIGTVRENAYRSGFVGEEATSQIENSLSYGVQDYGSGQVVYMIENPLFRGFWENGKLMVANSIFFVGN; this comes from the coding sequence ATGAAAAAACCGTTAAAAAGCATAAGTGCATTTCTGATCCTCTTTTTCATCTCAACCGGAGCGTTTGCTCAGCTTCAGTCACCCGAAGAGTTCCTCGGATATGAACTTGGCGACCGATATACTCCACACCACAGAGTTTTGAGCTATGTGACCCATGTGGCCGAAAATTCCGACCTGGTAACAATCCATAAATACGGGGAGACTTACGAACTTCGTGAACTCGTCTACCTGGTTGTTACTTCGGAAGAAAATCACTCTAATATTGAGGAAATCAGGCTCAACAACCTCAAACTTACCGGGCTTGAAGAGGGCGAAGCTACAGATAATCAAAAAGCGATAACCTGGCTCAGCTACAACGTTCATGGGAACGAGACGAACAGCAGTGAAGCTGCCATGAAAACACTTTACGAGCTGGTTGACCCTTCGAACCGGGAAAGCAAGGCGTGGCTCAATGATTCTGTTGTAATTATAGACCCAATGATCAACCCGGATGGGCGGGATCGATATGTAAACTGGTTTAACGGTATGATTGGTACCGAATACAATCCCAACCCGATTGCCCGAGAGCTCAACGAACCGTGGCCGGGCGGACGATCCAACCACTACTATTTTGATATGAACCGTGACTGGGCGTGGCAAACACAGGTAGAAACTCAACAGCGAATTGCCGTTTACCAACAGTGGATGCCCCACGTGCACGTCGACTTCCACGAAATGGGATATAACTCCCCATACTACTTTGCTCCCGCTGCAAAACCTTATCACAACGTGATTACTGATTGGCAGACTGAGTTTCAAACTACCATTGGTAAAAATCACACCAAATATTTTGATGAAAACAGCTGGCTATACTACACCAGAGAAGTTTTCGACCTTTTTTATCCCAGCTATGGCGATACCTGGCCAACGTACAACGGTGCCATTGGCATGACCTATGAGAAAGCCGGCGGCGGCAGTGCCGGTGCTGCTGTATTAACTCAAGAAGGAGATACACTAACCCTTAAAGACCGGCTTACGCATCATCATGTTGCCGGAATTTCAACGATTGAAGTAACGGCTGTGAATGCGGAGCGAGTTGTTTCCGAATTTACCAACTACTTTAATAATGCAGCCAATGATCCTGCAGGCGCTTACAAATCATTTGTGATCAAAGCAGACAACAACCCCGATAAGGTTCACCACCTGCTCACATTCCTCGATAGTCAGAAAATCCGGTACGGTACAGCCGGGTCAAACCGAAATACGAATGCATACAATTTCAAAACAGGTGAGAATGAGCGTGTATCCATCTCTGAAGATGACATTGTTGTGAGCGTTTATCAGCCGCAGGGACAACTTGCTCGGGTCTTTTTTGAACCCAATCCGGAACTCGCAGACTCCCTCACCTACGATATTACAACGTGGGAAGCACACTACCGATTTGGGCTTGATGGATTTGCGCTTGAATCCAATATCAACCCGGAAGAAAATATTTCACCGGACGATTACAGAAACAGTGAAGTGTCGGGCGCGGATGAACCCTATGCTTACGTTACCGACTGGGACAGCATGGATGACGCCCGGTTTCTGGCTGAGATTACCCAAAAAGGTGTAAAAAGCCGTTTCTCGAAGGTTGATTTTGAAATTGAAGGGCAGATCTTCAAAAAGGGCTCTTTGATTATTCTCAGAGGCAATAATGCGCATCTGGAGGATTCATTTGATGAGATTGTTCGTGCAGCCGCAGATAATCATAGCAGAGACCTCTTTGGGGCATCAACAGGGTTTGTAACCTCCGGTTCAGATTTCGGATCTAATAATGTCAGCTACATTGAAAAGCCTGAAGTCGCCGTGTTGATGGGTGAGGGTACGTCTTCACTAAGTGCCGGTGAAGTCTGGCACTATTTTGACCAGCAATTACGCTATCCAACCACGCTGATTGATACCGATGATTTCATGAGAGCTGACCTCTCTGACTACAACTCCCTCGTTCTTCCATCCGGATTTTACAATGGCGTATTAACGGACAGTGCCATTGAAAAAATCTCCAGCTGGGTTCGAAGCGGTGGAAACCTCATATTAATTGGTAATGCCAACAGAAGTTTCACCAGCAGAAATGGCTTTCAGTTAACCCAAAAGCAGGTTGAATCATCCGAACCTACAACCGAAGAGCTGCTTGCATCGTACGGTGAACGATCCCGGCGATCTATCAGCACAACAACCTCTGGATCTGCTTATGAAGTCACACTCGATACAACTCACCCGCTCGCTTTTGGGTATGATGAGGAGTATTACACATTAAAGCTGAGTGCAAATTCTTACAGCTATTTGGACGATGGATGGAATATTGGAACCGTTCGGGAAAATGCTTATCGAAGCGGTTTTGTAGGAGAAGAAGCGACATCGCAAATTGAAAACTCGCTCTCCTATGGAGTGCAGGATTACGGAAGTGGTCAGGTTGTTTATATGATCGAAAACCCGCTCTTCCGGGGCTTTTGGGAGAATGGAAAATTGATGGTTGCCAACTCCATCTTCTTTGTAGGAAACTAA
- a CDS encoding four helix bundle protein produces MKIYDLEDRLIDFAVHIIKVAEQLPKNYTGNHLGKQIIRSGTAPALNYGEAQGAESRKDFIHKMKISLKELRETFINLKIIKKSGLIVNYQTFTEALKECNELISIFVKSVKTAEKT; encoded by the coding sequence ATGAAAATTTATGACCTTGAAGACCGATTAATTGATTTTGCAGTACACATCATTAAAGTTGCAGAACAACTTCCGAAAAACTACACCGGCAATCATTTAGGTAAACAAATAATCAGATCTGGCACGGCTCCCGCGCTCAATTACGGTGAAGCCCAGGGCGCCGAATCGAGAAAAGACTTTATCCATAAGATGAAAATTTCGCTAAAAGAACTCCGGGAAACTTTCATCAATTTGAAAATCATCAAAAAGTCGGGCCTGATTGTAAATTATCAAACATTTACTGAAGCCCTGAAAGAGTGTAACGAATTGATTTCCATTTTTGTGAAAAGTGTGAAAACTGCGGAAAAAACATGA
- a CDS encoding bifunctional metallophosphatase/5'-nucleotidase, whose translation MKLKFTFLVLLSSAAFTIYGQQIQQDEVRFTILHTNDEHSHLIPIPAVNDHPEYRNLAGGGIARLAGAINMVRNEKREAGESVLLFSGGDILGGPAFGWLPLREGLAPELNLFQNMGYDAITIGNHEFDYGADVYARYLADAGYPDAGEQTVILGTNVRPPQDHPLSERGIQNHFVKELENGLRIGVFGLIGNDAISKTAQPGPVQFNDPFESAKKAVTELKEQDVDLIISINHSGVAEDRQLAEMLPEIDVIVGGHTHTALHGPVYVGDTIIVQAGNYMQFLGRLELSYSYELDEVSVLNEENGNPFLIPIDSTVNPDEEIAAEVERYSEILNSWLSDLTDGGIRDIRQTVALSDFPIVRDDFQRESAIGNFITDAMNYSANRVLDRPADIAVQANGAIRSDIIPGEEVWNKGEITFYDMMMAFGLGSGDDGSPGYPMVSFYLTEQEVRNALEVSILLSELMGDNYFLQFSGLNMIYNPDRAVLFTVPFVGTPIPSSRSVLRAELVSGEEVTPIRKDSDQLFHVVADYYIAGFLPMVGEKLPNLAITLRDENGRAISLDEAIIMDGDRQLKVWASVLDYLESFEKSEEGIPVIPDRYQSPEGRLTVTYTLPLWIWPVAAIVLIGLVIFLIAKRR comes from the coding sequence TTGAAACTCAAATTTACATTTTTAGTTCTTTTATCAAGTGCAGCATTTACAATCTATGGCCAGCAAATTCAACAGGATGAGGTGCGTTTTACGATTTTGCACACAAATGATGAACATTCGCATCTAATTCCAATTCCGGCAGTAAATGACCATCCTGAGTATAGAAATTTAGCCGGTGGAGGCATTGCCAGACTGGCCGGAGCCATTAATATGGTTCGTAATGAAAAGAGGGAGGCAGGCGAGTCGGTTCTTCTTTTTTCGGGCGGGGATATTTTAGGCGGCCCTGCTTTTGGCTGGCTGCCATTGCGAGAGGGTTTAGCTCCGGAACTGAACCTGTTTCAAAATATGGGGTACGATGCGATTACTATCGGCAATCACGAGTTTGATTATGGTGCGGATGTCTATGCGCGCTATTTGGCAGATGCAGGATATCCGGATGCCGGTGAACAAACCGTAATTCTGGGAACCAACGTCAGGCCGCCCCAGGATCATCCCTTAAGTGAACGGGGTATTCAAAACCACTTCGTAAAAGAACTGGAAAATGGACTACGGATCGGTGTATTCGGCTTGATCGGAAATGATGCAATATCCAAAACGGCACAACCCGGTCCGGTTCAGTTTAATGATCCGTTTGAGTCGGCTAAAAAAGCTGTAACGGAACTCAAGGAACAGGATGTAGACCTGATTATATCGATTAACCACTCCGGGGTAGCAGAGGATCGTCAACTGGCTGAAATGCTTCCTGAGATTGATGTTATTGTCGGTGGCCACACTCACACAGCACTCCATGGGCCCGTATATGTTGGTGATACAATCATTGTACAGGCGGGAAACTATATGCAGTTTCTGGGAAGACTGGAACTCAGTTATAGCTATGAATTGGATGAAGTTTCGGTATTGAATGAGGAGAACGGCAATCCCTTTTTGATCCCGATCGATTCTACAGTAAATCCCGATGAGGAAATTGCGGCTGAAGTGGAGCGATATTCAGAAATTTTAAACAGCTGGCTGAGTGATCTCACCGATGGAGGAATTCGTGATATCAGACAGACAGTAGCCTTATCAGATTTCCCCATTGTTCGGGATGATTTTCAACGCGAATCGGCAATTGGAAATTTTATTACGGATGCCATGAACTATTCGGCTAATCGCGTGCTGGATCGTCCCGCAGATATTGCTGTCCAGGCTAACGGGGCCATTCGGAGTGATATCATTCCGGGAGAGGAGGTGTGGAACAAAGGTGAAATTACCTTCTACGACATGATGATGGCATTTGGTCTCGGTTCCGGTGATGACGGATCGCCCGGTTATCCGATGGTCTCATTCTATCTCACGGAACAGGAAGTTCGCAACGCTCTTGAGGTGTCCATACTTCTGTCAGAACTGATGGGCGACAACTATTTTCTTCAATTTTCCGGTTTGAACATGATCTACAATCCGGACCGTGCTGTACTTTTTACCGTTCCATTTGTCGGAACACCCATTCCATCCTCTCGATCTGTTTTAAGGGCAGAATTGGTGAGTGGAGAAGAAGTTACTCCGATACGGAAAGATTCAGACCAGCTGTTTCACGTTGTAGCGGATTACTACATTGCAGGGTTTTTGCCGATGGTTGGTGAGAAGTTGCCTAATCTTGCAATTACGCTGCGTGACGAAAATGGTCGTGCGATTTCACTCGATGAAGCCATTATCATGGATGGAGATCGTCAGTTGAAAGTGTGGGCGAGTGTTTTGGATTATTTGGAGTCATTTGAGAAGAGTGAGGAAGGTATCCCGGTTATTCCGGACCGTTATCAATCTCCCGAAGGAAGACTAACGGTTACCTACACACTGCCTCTCTGGATCTGGCCTGTGGCTGCAATCGTTTTGATAGGGTTGGTTATCTTTTTGATTGCAAAAAGAAGGTAG